From a single Capsicum annuum cultivar UCD-10X-F1 chromosome 12, UCD10Xv1.1, whole genome shotgun sequence genomic region:
- the LOC107851054 gene encoding deSI-like protein At4g17486 has translation MTSKPKKGWKSISSSHLKTKSAAHFCLLPKAKSDRYGPGDTPVYLNVYDLTPMNGYVYWAGLGIFHSGVEVHGVEYAFGAHDYPSSGVFEVEPRHCPGFKFRKSIFIGITKLDPSQVREFIERQAASYNGDTYHLIVKNCNHFCNDICYKLTGKKIPKWVNRLAKLGSSFSFMLPEALKVAAVEHDPHGPEYVSERRRLRSAFSCLSSISTRQRQLSTSSLFLQSPLKGCLPSWELRKSSNRSLKER, from the exons ATGAcctcaaaaccaaagaaaggatgGAAATCAATTTCGTCTAGCCATTTGAAGACCAAATCAGCAGCACATTTTTGCTTGCTCCCCAAAGCAAAGTCAGATCGATATGGTCCTGGTGACACACCTGTTTATCTCAATGTGTATGACTTGACTCCTATGAACGGCTATGTATATTGGGCTGGCCTTGGTATCTTTCATTCTGGTGTAGAAG TTCATGGTGTAGAATATGCATTTGGAGCTCATGACTATCCAAGCAGTGGCGTCTTTGAAGTTGAACCACGGCACTGCCCAGGGTTCAAGTTTAGGAAGTCAATATTCATTGGGATTACAAAGTTGGATCCCTCTCAGGTTAGAGAGTTTATCGAACGTCAAGCTGCTAGCTATAATGGTGACACATATCACTTGATTGTTAAGAACTGCAACCATTTCTGCAACGATATATGCTACAAGCTGACTGGGAAAAAGATTCCAAAGTGGGTAAACCGACTTGCAAAATTAG GTTCATCATTCAGCTTTATGCTACCTGAGGCTCTGAAAGTTGCTGCCGTGGAACATGACCCTCACGGCCCAGAATATGTTAGTGAAAGAAGAAGGCTGAGAAGTGCTTTCAGCTGTCTTTCTTCCATCTCCACAAGACAAAGGCAGTTATCGACATCTTCGTTGTTTCTACAATCACCCTTGAAAGGTTGCTTACCATCTTGGGAGTTAAGAAAGTCTAGCAACAGGTCTCTGAAGGAAAGGTAA